In a genomic window of Quercus lobata isolate SW786 chromosome 4, ValleyOak3.0 Primary Assembly, whole genome shotgun sequence:
- the LOC115983844 gene encoding thioredoxin-like protein 4B isoform X1, translating into MSSYPLTVLTKNQEVDAIIRDTIDKVLVLRFGHASDPVCLQLDDVLSKSAREVSKFASVALVDIDSNEIQVYVKYFDTAFIPSTVFFFNAHHMKMDSGTADHTKWVGAFHKKQDFIDVVEAIYRGAMKGKLIVSCPLPLERIPKYQLLYKDV; encoded by the exons ATGAGTAGTTACCCATTGACGGTGCTGACAAAGAACCAAGAGGTGGACGCAATCATCAGAGACACCATCGACAAGGTCCTTGTCCTCCGCTTCGGCCATGCTTCTGATCCTGTTTGCCTTCAACTTGACGACGTT CTTTCTAAATCGGCTCGGGAGGTGTCCAAATTTGCAAGTGTAGCCCTTGTAGATATCGATTCCAATGAAATTCAAGTTTATGTCAAATATTTTGACACTGCTTTCATACCTTCAACAGTTTTCTTCTTCAATGCTCATCACATGAAAATGGATTCTGG GACTGCAGATCACACTAAATGGGTTGGTGCATTTCACAAGAAGCAGGATTTTATTGATGTTGTAGAG GCAATATATAGAGGGGCCATGAAAGGCAAGCTGATAGTGAGTTGTCCTCTGCCACTAGAGCGAATACCTAAGTATCAATTGCTATACAAGGATGTATAA
- the LOC115986578 gene encoding protein BPS1, chloroplastic, with protein sequence MSRPHDLPHPFFHFGNPFRMISPKGSNLSKRLLLLLNNFEETLAGRLKKLNPKDKDGVLSLSWMKLAMLSLCETHNDIKTLITELELPVCDWDEKWIDAYLDISVNLLDICNSFSSEISRLNQGHLLLQCVLHNLDSSSSKQFIKARSSLDAWRQHISSKNPRVENCSTILNKLVESLDLPKVKNSAKGKVLMRAMYGVKVETVFICSVFASAFSGSARKLFDLNVDDKYMWAQAFTGLQTSINSEIRNLYSSGRFTVLKELEAVDTSVKKLYPMIQDGVDPVEVEAFQKSVSDLARRAEGLSQGLDLLTKEVDGFFHVVLTGRDALLCNLRECGTVSDTKLGCKVVERVQS encoded by the coding sequence ATGAGTCGTCCACATGACTTACCCCATCCCTTCTTCCATTTTGGAAATCCTTTCCGGATGATATCACCCAAGGGTTCCAATTTGTCTAAAAGGCTTCTTTTACTGTTGAATAATTTTGAGGAAACCTTGGCAGGGAGGCTGAAAAAGCTTAACCCAAAGGACAAGGATGGAGTCCTCAGCTTATCATGGATGAAATTAGCGATGCTCTCGCTTTGTGAAACTCATAATGACATAAAAACCCTCATAACTGAGCTTGAACTCCCAGTGTGCGACTGGGATGAGAAATGGATAGATGCATACTTGGACATCAGCGTGAATTTGCTCGATATATGCAATTCTTTTAGCTCTGAAATCTCAAGGTTGAATCAGGGCCATCTCTTGCTTCAGTGTGTGCTGCACAATTTGGATTCCAGCTCTTCAAAGCAGTTTATCAAGGCTCGATCTTCACTTGATGCATGGAGACAGCATATTAGCTCAAAGAACCCTAGAGTTGAAAACTGTTCGACCATTTTGAACAAGCTTGTGGAATCACTCGATCTTCCCAAGGTTAAGAACTCAGCCAAAGGGAAGGTTTTAATGCGTGCTATGTATGGGGTTAAGGTGGAGACGGTATTTATCTGCAGTGTCTTTGCTTCAGCCTTCTCTGGTTCTGCAAGaaaattgtttgatttgaaTGTTGATGACAAATATATGTGGGCTCAAGCTTTTACCGGTTTGCAAACTAGCATTAATAGTGAAATTAGAAATTTATATTCAAGTGGAAGATTTACAGTTTTGAAAGAGCTCGAAGCAGTTGATACAAGTGTAAAGAAATTGTATCCCATGATCCAAGATGGTGTGGACCCTGTTGAAGTGGAAGCATTCCAGAAGTCTGTTTCAGATTTGGCAAGGAGAGCAGAGGGACTCTCACAGGGACTAGATCTTCTTACAAAGGAAGTTGATGGCTTTTTTCATGTAGTTTTAACTGGGCGTGATGCTTTGCTCTGTAATCTTAGAGAGTGTGGTACTGTCTCTGACACAAAGCTAGGTTGCAAAGTAGTAGAAAGAGTACAATCTTAA
- the LOC115983844 gene encoding thioredoxin-like protein 4B isoform X2 — MSSYPLTVLTKNQEVDAIIRDTIDKVLVLRFGHASDPVCLQLDDLSKSAREVSKFASVALVDIDSNEIQVYVKYFDTAFIPSTVFFFNAHHMKMDSGTADHTKWVGAFHKKQDFIDVVEAIYRGAMKGKLIVSCPLPLERIPKYQLLYKDV, encoded by the exons ATGAGTAGTTACCCATTGACGGTGCTGACAAAGAACCAAGAGGTGGACGCAATCATCAGAGACACCATCGACAAGGTCCTTGTCCTCCGCTTCGGCCATGCTTCTGATCCTGTTTGCCTTCAACTTGACGAC CTTTCTAAATCGGCTCGGGAGGTGTCCAAATTTGCAAGTGTAGCCCTTGTAGATATCGATTCCAATGAAATTCAAGTTTATGTCAAATATTTTGACACTGCTTTCATACCTTCAACAGTTTTCTTCTTCAATGCTCATCACATGAAAATGGATTCTGG GACTGCAGATCACACTAAATGGGTTGGTGCATTTCACAAGAAGCAGGATTTTATTGATGTTGTAGAG GCAATATATAGAGGGGCCATGAAAGGCAAGCTGATAGTGAGTTGTCCTCTGCCACTAGAGCGAATACCTAAGTATCAATTGCTATACAAGGATGTATAA